One window of Sphingobacteriales bacterium genomic DNA carries:
- a CDS encoding GNAT family N-acetyltransferase: MNTFNFSSNISLENKVVLLRPLEISDYETLLPFSLQEPEIWKYSLVAAGSAEMLKQYIQTAVEARIQKNEYPFIVFDKRKNQYAGSTRFYDIQLYHKTLQLGYTWYGKEFQGSGINKHCKFLMLQFAFEEMKFERVEFRADLNNQRSIQAMKSIGCKPEGILRSNTVTHSGKRRDTIVLSILADEWFKEVRDYLSGKLIW; this comes from the coding sequence ATGAATACTTTTAATTTTTCCAGTAATATTAGCTTAGAAAATAAAGTGGTTTTACTCCGACCTCTTGAAATTTCCGATTACGAAACCTTGTTGCCTTTTTCTTTGCAAGAACCTGAAATCTGGAAGTATTCTCTGGTTGCAGCCGGCAGTGCCGAAATGTTAAAACAATACATTCAAACTGCAGTAGAAGCCCGAATTCAAAAAAATGAGTATCCCTTTATCGTCTTTGATAAAAGAAAAAATCAGTATGCCGGAAGCACCAGATTTTATGATATACAATTATACCATAAAACGCTGCAGTTGGGATATACCTGGTATGGTAAAGAATTTCAAGGTTCAGGAATCAATAAACATTGCAAATTCCTTATGCTTCAATTTGCCTTTGAAGAGATGAAATTTGAAAGGGTTGAATTTAGAGCAGACCTGAACAATCAAAGAAGTATTCAAGCTATGAAAAGCATTGGTTGCAAACCGGAAGGAATTTTGAGAAGCAATACTGTTACGCATTCAGGGAAACGACGAGATACTATTGTATTAAGCATATTAGCAGATGAATGGTTCAAAGAAGTCAGAGACTATTTGTCGGGAAAATTGATCTGGTAA
- the rffA gene encoding dTDP-4-amino-4,6-dideoxygalactose transaminase, with translation MPFNKPFLTGKETQYIEQAVGLGHLSGDGEFTKKCHHFFESKYGFKKTLLTTSCTDALEMCAILINTQPQDEIIIPSYTFVSCANAFVLRGAKIVFADCEANSPNIDADLLEDLVTPKTKAIVVVHYAGIACDMDKIMNFANRYGLYVIEDAAHSIDSFYKNQPLGSLGHLATFSFHETKNVISGEGGMIVINDQQFNNRAEIIREKGTNRSAFFRGEINKYEWVDIGSSFLPSEITAAFLFSQLEQINIIQEKRIQLWQRYFHNLLSLSNSGFFTLPQIPDYGHCNGHLFYLVCNKPETRTQLIEYLHRENIQAVFHYVSLHSSTYYQHFHGQRLLPNCHRFSNCLMRLPLFYELTIEEVDDICNHIIQFFQSE, from the coding sequence ATACCATTTAACAAGCCCTTTTTAACAGGAAAAGAAACTCAATACATTGAACAGGCAGTGGGTTTAGGCCATTTGTCGGGAGATGGGGAGTTTACCAAAAAATGCCATCATTTTTTTGAAAGCAAATATGGATTTAAAAAAACACTGTTAACCACTTCCTGTACCGATGCACTCGAAATGTGTGCAATTCTGATTAATACTCAGCCTCAAGATGAGATTATTATTCCTTCTTATACATTTGTTTCCTGTGCAAATGCTTTTGTTTTAAGAGGTGCTAAAATTGTGTTTGCTGACTGTGAAGCAAATTCACCAAATATTGATGCCGATTTACTGGAGGATTTGGTAACTCCCAAAACTAAAGCAATTGTAGTAGTACATTATGCAGGAATTGCCTGTGATATGGATAAGATCATGAACTTTGCTAATCGGTACGGGCTATATGTTATTGAAGATGCCGCTCACAGCATTGATTCTTTTTATAAAAACCAACCATTGGGAAGTTTGGGGCATTTAGCGACTTTTTCCTTTCACGAAACTAAAAATGTGATTTCCGGTGAAGGGGGAATGATTGTAATCAATGATCAACAGTTCAATAATCGTGCTGAAATTATCCGCGAAAAAGGAACTAACCGTTCAGCTTTTTTCAGGGGTGAAATCAACAAATATGAATGGGTTGATATTGGATCTTCTTTTCTTCCATCTGAAATAACCGCTGCTTTTTTATTTTCGCAATTAGAGCAAATTAATATTATACAGGAAAAAAGAATACAACTTTGGCAGCGTTATTTTCATAACTTGCTTTCATTAAGCAATTCTGGTTTTTTTACACTTCCCCAAATTCCTGATTATGGCCACTGCAATGGGCATTTGTTCTATTTGGTTTGTAACAAACCTGAAACTCGCACCCAACTTATTGAGTATTTACACAGAGAAAATATACAGGCTGTTTTTCATTATGTTTCTTTACACAGTTCAACTTATTATCAACATTTTCATGGACAACGGCTGTTGCCAAACTGTCACCGCTTCAGCAATTGTTTGATGAGATTGCCATTATTTTATGAACTTACTATCGAAGAAGTGGATGATATATGTAATCATATCATACAGTTCTTTCAATCGGAATAA